The Clostridium sp. AWRP genome has a window encoding:
- a CDS encoding sensor histidine kinase encodes MKNTTSALKEDLFILILIIISVPIVGEFKFFPLNSTFRVSFSPVLFLFFSFWVKKIPIPIYGIVAGISTVIFRIVLDCVLQNGFEFHQAFLINSPAFFYYLVFSCLFYLTKINNLHNNPLLMGILAACIDILSSTCELIVRFLVLRNSISVYAFGLVSVIAIIRSFFVLGFFNIIQLNEIRTAATQQKDQNRYMLLLISNLYAESVQLKKSLTFAESITRDCYNLYESLKNNYSKLNKTELSQKLLKIAGQVHEIKKDNQRIYSGLSKMILSENSKDYMNVEEIGNIILDTNKKYSIALGKSIDFSINIASGDIPDLHIYTVLSLINNLVSNSVESIENAGTIKIYIGKIENLIKFQVSDNGIGIPEKKKDLIFKPGYTTKYNKLGKPSTGIGLSYVKQTVTNLKGRILLESTYSSGETTFTIELPIKSLIKEG; translated from the coding sequence TTGAAAAATACTACATCTGCCTTAAAAGAAGATTTATTTATTTTAATATTAATAATAATTTCAGTACCAATAGTTGGAGAATTTAAATTTTTCCCACTAAATAGTACTTTTCGTGTTAGCTTTAGTCCTGTACTATTTTTGTTTTTCTCGTTTTGGGTTAAAAAGATTCCTATACCCATATACGGAATCGTAGCTGGTATATCTACCGTTATATTTAGAATTGTTCTCGACTGCGTACTTCAAAATGGATTTGAATTTCATCAAGCTTTTTTAATAAATTCTCCTGCATTTTTTTACTATTTAGTTTTTTCATGTTTATTTTATTTAACAAAAATAAATAACTTACACAATAATCCTCTTTTGATGGGTATTTTAGCTGCCTGTATAGACATACTTTCCTCAACTTGTGAACTTATAGTAAGGTTTTTAGTACTCAGAAATTCTATTTCAGTTTATGCCTTTGGATTGGTTTCCGTAATTGCAATTATACGATCTTTTTTTGTACTCGGGTTTTTCAACATAATACAATTAAATGAAATAAGAACAGCCGCTACCCAACAAAAAGATCAAAATAGATATATGCTGCTGCTTATTTCAAACCTGTATGCAGAATCTGTACAATTAAAGAAATCACTAACCTTTGCTGAAAGTATTACGAGAGACTGCTATAATTTATATGAATCTCTAAAAAACAATTATTCAAAATTAAATAAAACTGAATTGTCACAAAAATTATTAAAAATTGCAGGTCAAGTGCATGAAATCAAAAAGGACAACCAAAGAATATATTCTGGACTTTCTAAAATGATTTTATCTGAAAATTCTAAGGACTATATGAATGTTGAGGAAATTGGGAATATAATATTAGATACAAATAAAAAATATTCTATAGCTCTTGGAAAAAGCATTGATTTTTCAATAAATATAGCATCTGGCGACATTCCTGATCTTCATATTTATACTGTACTGTCACTTATAAATAATTTAGTATCAAATTCTGTAGAATCCATAGAAAATGCCGGTACTATAAAAATCTATATAGGCAAAATAGAAAACTTAATTAAATTTCAGGTCTCTGACAATGGCATAGGAATACCTGAAAAGAAAAAGGATCTTATTTTTAAACCTGGCTATACAACAAAATATAATAAGCTAGGGAAACCGTCAACAGGAATAGGTCTTTCTTATGTAAAACAAACAGTTACAAATTTAAAAGGACGAATCCTGCTTGAAAGCACATATAGTTCAGGTGAAACTACTTTTACTATTGAGCTTCCAATTAAAAGTTTGATAAAGGAAGGATGA
- a CDS encoding response regulator codes for MRFFIVDDDEAIRSMLSEIIEDYNLGEVVGEAANGVPISTRFLCNKKIDILIIDLLMPIKDGLQTISELDPSFKGKSIMLSQVENKEMIGKAYSLGVQYYITKPINRLEVIGIIKKVIEQIKIEKSINYIRDTLNFLKTDTLDNKNSSKSNKGILEYSEFILSQLGIIAESGSKDLLSIVEYLYTRENEKTVEKDFPSLKEIFIKTSEKKLGQNSSSIDIKKEIKASEQRVRRAVLQSLNYIASLGLTDYSNPKFEEYAAEFFDFTEVRKKMLELKNNTPLSQPIHINVKKFIKVLYIKSKNYKSNDI; via the coding sequence ATGAGATTTTTTATTGTAGACGATGACGAAGCTATTCGTTCAATGTTATCTGAAATAATTGAAGACTACAATTTAGGAGAAGTTGTTGGTGAAGCAGCAAATGGTGTTCCCATATCAACTAGATTTCTATGTAATAAAAAAATAGATATACTTATAATTGATCTTTTAATGCCAATTAAAGATGGTCTTCAAACTATAAGCGAACTTGACCCTTCTTTTAAAGGTAAATCAATAATGTTATCCCAAGTAGAGAACAAAGAAATGATAGGAAAAGCTTATTCTTTAGGCGTACAGTACTATATTACAAAACCAATAAACAGACTTGAAGTAATTGGCATTATAAAAAAGGTAATTGAACAAATAAAGATTGAAAAGTCCATAAATTATATTCGAGACACCTTAAACTTTTTAAAGACGGATACACTTGATAATAAAAATAGTTCAAAATCAAATAAAGGTATTTTAGAATACAGTGAATTTATATTAAGCCAATTAGGTATAATTGCTGAAAGCGGTAGTAAAGATCTACTGTCCATTGTAGAATACTTATATACTCGTGAAAACGAAAAAACTGTTGAAAAGGATTTCCCATCTTTAAAGGAAATATTTATTAAAACCTCTGAAAAAAAACTTGGACAAAATTCTTCTTCAATTGATATAAAAAAAGAGATAAAGGCGTCAGAACAAAGAGTTAGGAGGGCAGTACTTCAGTCACTAAATTATATAGCCTCCCTTGGTCTTACAGATTATTCTAACCCCAAATTTGAAGAATATGCTGCTGAATTTTTCGATTTTACGGAAGTAAGGAAAAAAATGTTGGAACTAAAAAATAATACTCCTCTTAGTCAACCTATACATATAAATGTTAAAAAGTTTATCAAGGTTTTATATATAAAATCAAAAAATTACAAAAGCAATGATATATAA